A stretch of the Gossypium hirsutum isolate 1008001.06 chromosome D07, Gossypium_hirsutum_v2.1, whole genome shotgun sequence genome encodes the following:
- the LOC107956725 gene encoding probable carboxylesterase 9: MSKFDPYQHLSIRPNPDGTITRLINFPSTEANPDIIPGIPTVSKDVTVNEETKVWARIFRPNKLPSNDNTVVRLPIVFYFHGGGFTLFSVSNITTHQPCSTIASETPAIVVAVEHRLAPEHRLPTQYEDAIDTILWVKKQVLDPQGERWLRDYGDFTRCYLGGRGSGGNIAFHAAIKAADRDIKPLNTNGIFLNQPMFGGKERLPSELKYATDQLIPLPVLDLLWELALPKATDRDHRYCNPMQDAVYKSKVSSLGRCLVISFDMDPMFDRVQAVVQMLVAEKVQVDARFDIVGFHNIDIVDTQRAQAILNIIKEFII; the protein is encoded by the coding sequence ATGTCGAAATTCGACCCATACCAGCACCTCAGTATACGTCCCAACCCAGACGGTACCATCACTCGCTTAATCAACTTCCCCAGCACCGAAGCCAACCCCGACATAATTCCAGGTATCCCCACTGTTTCTAAAGATGTCACCGTCAACGAAGAAACAAAGGTCTGGGCACGCATTTTCCGCCCCAATAAATTGCCATCTAATGACAACACTGTTGTACGATTACCCATCGTTTTCTACTTCCATGGTGGTGGCTTCACTTTATTCAGCGTTTCCAATATCACAACTCATCAACCTTGCTCTACCATTGCCAGTGAAACACCCGCCATTGTCGTAGCAGTGGAGCATCGTCTTGCCCCCGAGCACAGGCTCCCGACGCAGTATGAAGATGCCATTGACACGATCCTGTGGGTGAAGAAACAGGTTTTGGACCCTCAAGGAGAAAGATGGCTAAGAGATTACGGAGATTTCACAAGATGTTACCTTGGTGGGCGTGGCAGCGGTGGCAATATTGCGTTTCATGCTGCTATAAAAGCTGCAGATCGTGATATAAAGCCTTTAAATACTAATGGTATATTTTTAAACCAACCAATGTTTGGGGGGAAAGAAAGACTGCCATCAGAGTTGAAATATGCAACGGATCAGTTGATACCATTGCCTGTACTTGATCTCTTGTGGGAGTTAGCATTGCCTAAGGCAACAGACCGTGACCACCGATATTGTAATCCAATGCAGGATGCAGTGTACAAGAGTAAGGTCAGTTCGTTAGGGCGGTGTTTGGTGATTTCATTCGACATGGATCCAATGTTTGATAGGGTGCAAGCAGTCGTGCAAATGTTGGTGGCTGAAAAGGTTCAAGTTGATGCACGTTTCGATATTGTCGGCTTCCATAACATCGATATCGTGGATACACAAAGAGCTCAGGCCATTTTGAATATTATTAAGGAATTTATCATTTGA